The following proteins are co-located in the Haloarcula marismortui ATCC 43049 genome:
- the priL gene encoding DNA primase regulatory subunit PriL has translation MEPLHARYPFLARSREAVEAAAVDLGEIVATDETVTARALERVESAITDGTVGEPHRRTRVELLSYPVARVLVSLVDVHICTRKYAQAEAEAAYDRFTEEFATTTELKSTQRETLDRTELLGEFDLASAVSDAGDGYRVEVGAYLDLAADQRGDSWRLVNRPLTDGEVRVTAEELNVLLKQAIRHRVTDGLPFTVPDAIADELTAEVEQLEEVLSELELTREIDTVVPELFPPCMKSLLDQVQKGEHLEHHSRFAIATFLVGIGMTTDEIVDLFQVNPGFGEEATRYQVDHIRGDTSPTEYSTPACSTMQSYGDCVNMDDLCEAISHPMGYYEQKLDDTDEEELVDWREDEGEEEADA, from the coding sequence ATGGAACCGCTCCACGCACGCTACCCCTTTCTAGCGCGGTCGCGGGAGGCCGTCGAAGCCGCGGCGGTGGATTTGGGCGAGATTGTCGCCACGGACGAGACGGTCACGGCGCGCGCGCTGGAGCGGGTCGAATCGGCAATCACAGACGGGACTGTTGGGGAGCCACATCGACGGACTCGCGTCGAACTGCTGTCGTACCCGGTCGCCCGTGTGCTGGTGTCGCTCGTCGACGTCCACATCTGCACCCGGAAGTACGCACAGGCTGAGGCTGAGGCGGCCTACGACCGGTTCACAGAGGAGTTTGCGACGACGACAGAGCTGAAATCGACCCAGCGCGAGACACTGGACCGAACAGAACTGCTCGGGGAGTTCGACCTTGCAAGCGCTGTCAGCGACGCTGGCGACGGGTACCGCGTCGAGGTTGGCGCGTATCTCGACCTGGCGGCCGACCAGCGGGGCGATTCCTGGCGGCTGGTCAATCGGCCACTGACTGACGGCGAGGTCAGGGTCACCGCCGAGGAACTGAACGTTCTGTTAAAACAGGCGATTCGCCATCGGGTCACTGACGGCCTGCCGTTCACCGTCCCGGACGCGATCGCTGACGAACTGACGGCGGAGGTCGAGCAGTTAGAGGAAGTGCTCTCGGAACTGGAACTCACCCGCGAGATCGACACTGTCGTTCCGGAACTGTTCCCGCCCTGCATGAAGTCCCTCCTCGATCAGGTGCAGAAGGGCGAACACCTCGAACACCACTCCCGGTTTGCTATTGCGACCTTCCTCGTCGGCATCGGAATGACGACGGACGAAATTGTCGACCTGTTCCAGGTCAACCCCGGTTTCGGCGAGGAAGCGACCCGCTATCAGGTCGACCACATCCGCGGGGATACCAGCCCGACGGAATACTCGACGCCGGCGTGTTCGACCATGCAGTCCTACGGCGACTGTGTCAACATGGACGACCTCTGTGAGGCGATTTCTCACCCGATGGGCTACTACGAACAGAAGTTAGACGACACCGACGAGGA